In the Sphingobium sp. EM0848 genome, one interval contains:
- a CDS encoding AbrB/MazE/SpoVT family DNA-binding domain-containing protein, which translates to MTAYRGRIVSGGRLQIPADVRKELGLSDGDNVRLEVVDGELRVRSYHAVIKAIQAEVRKYVPSGVSLVDELIADRRAEAARE; encoded by the coding sequence ATGACCGCATATCGAGGCCGCATCGTGTCGGGCGGCCGACTTCAGATTCCGGCGGACGTTCGGAAGGAACTCGGCCTTTCCGATGGTGACAACGTACGTCTCGAGGTCGTCGATGGCGAACTGCGCGTTCGCTCTTATCATGCTGTGATTAAGGCCATTCAGGCGGAGGTGCGCAAATATGTGCCTTCAGGCGTTAGTCTTGTCGACGAGCTGATCGCAGATCGCCGGGCGGAAGCCGCGCGTGAGTGA